ATGCGCGCCATGGCGCTGCGGCCAGCCGTTTCGGGCTCCACGGTGGGGAAGTAGCGGTAGGCGCGCCCCTCGGCCTCGTGGCGCACGAAGCCCTTCTCCTCCAGCGTCTGCAGCGCCGATAGGACCGACGTGTAGGCCAGGTCTTCGCCTAGCCCCTCGCGCACCTCGCTCACCGTCCCCGAGCCGCTGCGCCAGAGGATGCTCATTACGTCCAGCTCGCGCGGGGTAAAGCTGATTTCGTCCATGATCGTCCGTTGCTACGGGTTCTTCCGTAGGTTAATCGTGGCGCTCGCGTTTGTCAACTGCTTTTCCCGTAGATGGCGGGAAGGCGGTGGGCGGGAGCGGGTGAACCGCCGATGGGGCAGGGGAAAGCGGCGGGCTCTGACGGCTTTCGCATCCCGCTCGGGGCTTCACCAGGATCCCCGCTGCACCTGCCGATAACATCTGTCATCCCGAAGAAGCGGCCCCGGTGCATCTGCCCGAACACCACAGACCGCAGCGACTGAGGGATCC
This genomic stretch from Longimicrobium sp. harbors:
- a CDS encoding BlaI/MecI/CopY family transcriptional regulator, translated to MDEISFTPRELDVMSILWRSGSGTVSEVREGLGEDLAYTSVLSALQTLEEKGFVRHEAEGRAYRYFPTVEPETAGRSAMARIREAVFQGSAELMFAQFVSDRKLNRDELERMRRLLAERLEDES